One Asterias rubens chromosome 1, eAstRub1.3, whole genome shotgun sequence genomic region harbors:
- the LOC117297601 gene encoding 5-hydroxytryptamine receptor 4-like, producing MDLYNSTPQLSTVLPPMDSSGDIVFAVCLGLLSIFGAVGNCLTILAVIIDRKLRSHTANYFIVNLAVADLMVFTAIEPFLSFSTAMSRWPFSDTLCVTLAALVIKHLVVSDFIMASIAINRYVSIVRHRIYHKLFTPGRTLLVCLACWIPGIITIIVQVVPPYYAQFIPYYGTCVIVSLHSPVTTRAVSILSGIVILFSILLSSLCYALIYWTIRQSKRRVRSNGPTGSGSANTPTDPTSDSAGSAATTQPVVNRNNCASKADVALSLNLFIVFAVFCICWTPLAVVIILENAIVGGITLQSERPLPYWVWPAAYRLVLFNSTFNIFIYAWKNRNFRSAYFRILRCRKC from the coding sequence ATGGATCTTTACAATTCCACCCCGCAATTGTCTACGGTGCTGCCGCCTATGGACTCATCAGGTGATATCGTCTTCGCCGTGTGCCTTGGTTTACTGTCAATCTTCGGAGCGGTGGGGAACTGTTTGACCATTCTAGCCGTAATCATCGATCGTAAACTACGCTCCCACACTGCAAACTATTTTATAGTAAATTTAGCGGTGGCAGATCTGATGGTCTTCACCGCCATTGAACCGTTCCTCTCTTTCAGTACAGCCATGTCGAGATGGCCTTTCTCGGATACCCTCTGCGTTACCCTGGCAGCGTTGGTCATCAAACATTTGGTCGTTTCTGATTTCATAATGGCGTCCATTGCAATCAATCGATACGTCAGCATCGTCAGACACCGAATATATCACAAATTGTTCACACCGGGCCGCACCCTCCTGGTTTGCTTGGCGTGTTGGATACCGGGAATAATCACGATCATCGTTCAGGTTGTCCCTCCATATTACGCCCAGTTCATTCCTTACTACGGCACTTGCGTCATCGTCTCGCTGCACAGCCCCGTCACCACAAGAGCTGTGTCCATTCTCTCCGGAATTGTTATATTGTTTAGTATTTTATTAAGTTCCTTGTGCTACGCTCTTATATATTGGACCATCAGGCAAAGTAAGCGACGTGTTCGTTCCAATGGGCCGACCGGGAGCGGGAGCGCCAACACACCGACCGACCCAACGAGTGATTCCGCCGGCTCTGCTGCAACGACTCAACCGGTGGTAAATCGAAACAACTGTGCCTCAAAGGCTGATGTCGCACTTTCCCTGAATCTCTTCATCGTGTTCGCCGTCTTCTGCATCTGTTGGACCCCACTGGCCGTCGTCATCATCCTGGAGAACGCCATCGTCGGGGGGATCACCTTACAAAGTGAAAGACCCCTCCCATATTGGGTCTGGCCTGCCGCCTACAGATTGGTATTGTTTAATTCCACCTTTAATATCTTCATCTACGCGTGGAAGAATCGTAACTTTAGGTCTGCTTATTTTAGGATCCTTCGGTGTCGCAAGTGTTGA